One Cervus canadensis isolate Bull #8, Minnesota chromosome 31, ASM1932006v1, whole genome shotgun sequence genomic region harbors:
- the TRIML1 gene encoding probable E3 ubiquitin-protein ligase TRIML1 encodes MSTADLMENLREELTCFICLDYFTSPVTTECGHSFCLVCLLRSWEEHNTPLSCPECWRTLEIPHFQPNERLGRLAGIGKQLRSQVLHSEGNQGSYEGMLAATRMLSDEQLGGHNFSTQGPGVNRMNLSSEAEEHHKEKLQEILDILCKKRKETEVILNHEKERVILCKEETKTCKQVVLSEYAKMHQFLKEEEQLQLQLLEMEERENLKKLRDSEIRLTQQMRSLSKMMEQIESTCQNSIIESFEDVRGILERSEPLLLQCPEAISTGLTLCHITGMREMLRKFSTDITLDPATANAYLVLSEDLKSVKHGGIRQQLPDNPERFDQSATVLGTQVFTCGRHYWEVEVGNKTEWEVGICKDSVSRKGNHPKPPGDLFSLIGLKIGDDYSLWVSSPLKGQHVREPVHKVGIFLDYESGHIAFYNVTDESLIYSFPPASFQEALRPIFSPCLPNEGTNTGPLVICSLNHHCPAH; translated from the exons atgtctaCAGCAGATCTGATGGAGAATCTCAGGGAGGAACTGACCTGTTTCATCTGCTTGGACTATTTCACCAGCCCAGTGACCACCGAGTGTGGGCACAGCTTTTGTCTGGTGTGTCTCCTGAGAAGCTGGGAGGAACATAACACCCCCTTGTCATGTCCTGAGTGCTGGAGGACCTTGGAGATCCCGCATTTCCAGCCCAATGAGCGTCTGGGGAGGCTGGCTGGCATCGGCAAGCAGCTCAGGTCCCAGGTGCTGCACAGTGAAGGCAACCAGGGCAGCTATGAGGGGATGCTGGCTGCCACTAGGATGCTGTCTGACGAGCAGCTGGGGGGCCACAACTTCTCAACCCAAGGCCCCGGAGTAAACAGAATGAATCTCTCCAGTGAGGCTGAGGAGCATCACAAA GAGAAACTCCAGGAAATACTAGACATTTTgtgtaaaaagagaaaggaaacagaggTTATATTAAATCATGAGAAGGAGAGAGTGATATTGTGTAAG GAAGAGACAAAGACCTGTAAGCAGGTCGTCCTGTCAGAATATGCAAAAATGCACCAGTTCCTGAAGGAGGAGGAGCAGCTGCAGCTACAGCTGCTAGAAATGGAGGAACGAGAGAACCTGAAGAAACTGCGGGACAGTGAGATCAGGCTGACCCAGCAGATGCGAAGCCTGAGCAAAATGATGGAACAGATAGAGTCCACGTGTCAGAACTCGATCATAGAGTCCTTCGAG GATGTGAGAGGAATACTGGAAAG GAGCGAGCCCCTCTTGCTTCAGTGTCCGGAGGCCATCAGCACGGGACTGACTCTGTGCCACATCACAGGAATGAGGGAGATGCTAAGAAAATTCAGCA cGGATATAACCCTAGATCCAGCCACAGCCAATGCCTACCTAGTCTTGTCTGAGGATCTGAAAAGTGTGAAACATGGAGGAATCCGACAGCAGTTGCCTGACAACCCTGAAAGATTTGACCAGTCTGCCACGGTGCTGGGCACTCAGGTCTTCACCTGTGGGAGACACTACTGGGAGGTGGAAGTGGGCAACAAGACCGAGTGGGAGGTGGGCATCTGTAAGGACTCAGTGAGCAGGAAGGGGAATCACCCCAAGCCTCCTGGGGACCTCTTCTCACTTATAGGCTTAAAGATTGGCGATGATTATAGTCTTTGGGTCTCATCACCTTTGAAAGGCCAACACGTCAGAGAGCCAGTGCATAAGGTTGGCATTTTCTTAGACTATGAGTCTGGACATATAGCATTCTACAACGTGACAGACGAGTCCCTCATCTACAGCTTCCCTCCAGCCTCTTTCCAAGAGGCTCTCAGGCCCATCTTCTCCCCTTGTCTCCCAAATGAAGGGACCAACACAGGCCCTCTTGTCATCTGCTCACTGAATCACCATTGCCCTGCTCACTGA